One Candidatus Thermokryptus mobilis DNA window includes the following coding sequences:
- a CDS encoding UPF0164 family protein: MRNLNFLFLLLLFSFSFADNSKYAGEFLRIPIGARALGMGGAFIAVADDGSSFYYNPAGVAISGSGLLSFMYSSQFGALTSPLASFFHLGYIHEIHNVGIAINWVRLSIDDIPLTPDYTRYETALEREELVKSYTGGDFFSDVEDAFYISFAKEFKFDVNFGWSRYKMPVSFPVGINFKLINQNIGVEKATGIGFDIGFMIKFSMDDFLQRERVGDVSISLALKDVGKTRISWSTRREHFIEPTLMFGLAYSLPVNFLSGRITFAYGSQNSYLTDKMYGIEYGYKNLLFVRVGKNVKNLSFGAGMKIDFLVVDYAFLSHELGAVHRMSGSISIDKILKRL; encoded by the coding sequence ATGAGAAACTTAAATTTTCTTTTTTTGCTTTTGTTATTTTCGTTTTCATTCGCTGATAATTCAAAGTATGCTGGAGAATTTTTGAGGATTCCAATTGGTGCTAGGGCTTTGGGCATGGGTGGGGCTTTCATAGCAGTAGCTGATGACGGTTCGTCATTTTATTATAATCCGGCTGGGGTTGCGATCTCCGGAAGCGGACTTCTTTCTTTTATGTATTCATCGCAATTTGGTGCTTTGACCTCGCCTTTGGCTTCATTTTTTCATTTGGGTTATATACATGAAATTCATAATGTTGGAATCGCGATTAATTGGGTCAGATTGAGCATTGATGATATACCGCTTACGCCTGATTACACAAGGTATGAGACTGCACTTGAAAGGGAGGAGCTTGTGAAAAGTTATACTGGTGGGGATTTCTTCAGCGATGTTGAAGATGCCTTTTATATTTCTTTTGCAAAAGAGTTTAAGTTTGATGTGAATTTCGGCTGGTCAAGATATAAAATGCCCGTTTCATTTCCTGTGGGTATAAATTTCAAACTGATAAATCAAAACATCGGGGTTGAGAAGGCAACTGGGATTGGCTTTGATATCGGATTTATGATTAAATTTAGCATGGACGATTTCTTGCAGAGGGAGAGAGTTGGTGATGTTTCAATTTCGCTTGCTTTAAAAGATGTCGGAAAGACGAGGATTTCTTGGAGCACGCGAAGAGAACACTTTATTGAACCAACCCTTATGTTTGGGCTTGCTTATTCATTGCCTGTCAATTTCCTATCAGGTAGGATAACATTTGCATATGGAAGTCAAAATTCTTATCTTACTGACAAAATGTACGGGATTGAATACGGATATAAAAATTTGTTATTTGTGCGGGTTGGAAAAAATGTTAAAAATTTAAGCTTCGGTGCGGGGATGAAGATTGATTTTTTGGTGGTTGATTATGCTTTTCTCTCGCACGAGCTTGGAGCGGTTCACAGGATGAGCGGTTCAATTTCAATTGATAAAATTTTGAAGAGGTTATGA
- the purN gene encoding phosphoribosylglycinamide formyltransferase: protein MKALIISMNIAVFASGRGSNLMAILKAIEEGRLKARVVVVISNNSSSGALEIARSKGIDALHISRSQFSSDREYVDKILSELRKRNVELVVLAGYMKKIPAEVVSEYRNRILNIHPALLPSFGGQGMYGINVHKAVIESGVKITGVTVHIVDEEYDHGPIVLQKAVEVKDDDTPETLAERVLKVEHEVYPEAIRLFVEGKVNVFGRKVIIKNEN, encoded by the coding sequence ATGAAAGCGTTAATCATCAGTATGAATATCGCTGTTTTTGCCTCTGGACGTGGTTCAAATCTTATGGCAATCCTTAAAGCCATTGAAGAAGGAAGGTTAAAGGCAAGGGTTGTTGTTGTGATAAGTAATAACTCAAGCTCTGGTGCCCTTGAGATAGCCCGTTCAAAAGGGATAGATGCGCTTCACATCAGCAGGAGCCAGTTTTCAAGTGATAGGGAGTATGTGGATAAAATTTTAAGCGAACTTAGGAAGAGAAATGTTGAACTCGTAGTTCTTGCAGGTTATATGAAAAAAATTCCGGCTGAAGTGGTGAGCGAATACAGAAACAGGATATTGAACATTCATCCGGCGTTGCTTCCATCTTTCGGCGGACAAGGAATGTATGGGATTAATGTTCATAAGGCGGTGATTGAATCAGGGGTTAAGATAACCGGTGTGACGGTCCATATCGTTGATGAGGAATATGACCACGGTCCGATAGTTTTACAAAAGGCGGTTGAAGTTAAAGACGATGATACACCCGAGACGCTTGCGGAGAGGGTTTTAAAAGTTGAACATGAGGTTTATCCCGAAGCTATAAGGTTGTTCGTTGAGGGAAAAGTGAATGTTTTCGGAAGAAAGGTGATCATAAAAAATGAAAATTAA
- a CDS encoding ParB/RepB/Spo0J family partition protein: protein MSRQRLGRGLDALIPKVATKEISIDSKEIRFDDGQSVGVIAKIELSKIKPNPYQPRETFDRTALEELKQSIIEKGVIQPITVRRLPGGMYELISGERRVRASTEAGLTHIPAYIIEVESEKELLELSLIENIQREKLNPIEIAKAYQRLIEELGYTQEEIAKKIGKDRTTVANFIRLLKLPEQIQESLKRGEITMGHARALINLPSRKLQVEIWSKIVKQGWSVRKVEKIVRDLSKGKIIEEKSSKKKSNQAGFRDIESKLKRIFGTQVKIKQMSSGRGEIVIEFYSDDEFERLLELFELIEKNSK from the coding sequence ATGAGCAGGCAACGATTGGGGAGAGGACTTGATGCTCTTATACCGAAAGTAGCGACGAAAGAGATAAGCATTGACTCAAAAGAAATTCGCTTTGATGATGGTCAATCTGTCGGTGTGATAGCTAAAATTGAACTCTCAAAGATAAAACCAAACCCATATCAACCAAGAGAAACTTTTGATAGAACCGCGCTTGAGGAGTTAAAGCAGTCAATAATTGAAAAAGGCGTCATTCAACCCATCACCGTAAGGAGATTACCCGGGGGGATGTATGAGCTTATATCTGGTGAGAGAAGAGTGAGGGCTTCAACTGAAGCAGGTCTTACACATATCCCAGCATATATAATTGAAGTTGAATCAGAAAAAGAACTTCTTGAGCTATCACTTATTGAAAACATCCAACGCGAGAAATTAAATCCTATAGAAATAGCAAAAGCTTATCAGAGGTTAATTGAAGAGCTTGGATATACCCAAGAAGAGATAGCGAAAAAAATTGGCAAAGATAGGACTACGGTTGCAAATTTCATAAGGTTGCTAAAGCTTCCCGAACAAATTCAAGAAAGTTTAAAACGCGGTGAAATAACGATGGGACATGCAAGGGCTTTGATAAATTTACCAAGTAGAAAACTTCAGGTTGAGATATGGAGTAAAATTGTAAAACAGGGTTGGTCTGTCAGGAAAGTTGAAAAAATTGTGCGCGACCTTTCAAAGGGGAAGATCATTGAAGAAAAATCATCAAAAAAGAAAAGTAACCAAGCTGGATTTAGGGATATTGAATCAAAGTTGAAAAGAATTTTTGGAACCCAAGTTAAAATCAAACAAATGAGCAGTGGCAGAGGAGAGATTGTCATTGAGTTTTATTCTGACGATGAGTTTGAGAGGTTGCTTGAACTTTTTGAACTAATAGAAAAAAATTCAAAGTGA
- a CDS encoding NHL repeat-containing protein, whose translation MFWLLFVPLIEVQVEFLFKFGEFSNPHGISISPTGEVYVADTGNNSIKKFSSAGKLLAHVTGYGWGELEFDQPYDVDAKRGVAIYVADYNNHRIQRFDKNLNFIATFKGNADDGKFFAFPRSVAVSKFDELFLIDAENVRCVKINKLNQVVKVFGGIEAGQGRLINPIQISISPQNLIVVLDENDVLIYDYYGNFLKRFGLGLFNKPTGVFADSLIFVADGKDVFMFDYDGKKIAKISFGETVRDIAYQNSLIYCLTDKEVLVYKLIFKSDGN comes from the coding sequence ATGTTTTGGCTTCTTTTTGTCCCTTTGATTGAAGTGCAAGTTGAGTTTCTCTTTAAATTTGGTGAGTTTTCAAATCCGCATGGCATTTCAATAAGTCCTACTGGTGAAGTTTATGTTGCCGACACTGGAAATAACTCAATTAAAAAATTTTCAAGCGCGGGGAAATTACTTGCGCATGTGACTGGCTACGGTTGGGGCGAGCTTGAATTTGATCAGCCATATGATGTTGACGCAAAAAGAGGAGTTGCGATTTATGTTGCGGATTACAACAATCATAGGATTCAGAGATTTGACAAAAATTTGAATTTCATCGCTACTTTTAAAGGTAATGCCGACGATGGGAAATTTTTCGCTTTCCCGAGAAGCGTCGCCGTCTCAAAATTTGATGAATTGTTTTTAATTGATGCTGAAAATGTCAGATGCGTAAAAATTAACAAGCTTAATCAAGTTGTAAAGGTCTTCGGAGGAATTGAAGCTGGTCAAGGTAGGTTGATAAATCCGATCCAAATTTCAATATCACCACAAAATTTAATAGTGGTTCTTGATGAGAATGATGTCTTGATTTATGATTATTACGGGAATTTTTTAAAACGATTTGGCTTGGGTCTATTTAATAAACCAACAGGCGTTTTCGCGGATTCGCTTATCTTCGTTGCTGATGGTAAAGATGTTTTTATGTTTGACTATGATGGAAAGAAAATCGCTAAAATTTCTTTTGGTGAAACGGTTAGGGATATTGCTTATCAAAATTCGTTGATTTATTGTTTGACAGATAAAGAGGTTCTCGTTTATAAATTAATTTTCAAAAGCGATGGGAATTGA
- a CDS encoding P-II family nitrogen regulator: MKKIEAIIRPFKLDEVKEALTEIGVKGMTITEVKGYGRQKGHTELYRGAEYKVDFLPKIKIEVVAPDHMVDKIVNAIIKSARTGQVGDGKIFIYPVEEVIRVRTEETGEDAI; the protein is encoded by the coding sequence ATGAAGAAGATAGAGGCGATAATAAGACCTTTTAAGCTTGACGAGGTCAAAGAGGCGCTTACTGAGATAGGTGTTAAGGGTATGACCATAACCGAAGTCAAGGGCTATGGCAGGCAAAAAGGTCACACGGAGCTTTATCGCGGTGCCGAATATAAAGTTGATTTCTTGCCCAAGATAAAAATTGAGGTCGTTGCACCTGACCATATGGTAGATAAAATTGTCAATGCGATAATAAAATCGGCAAGGACGGGACAAGTCGGCGATGGTAAGATATTCATTTATCCTGTTGAAGAAGTGATAAGGGTTAGAACAGAGGAAACCGGAGAGGATGCGATTTAG
- a CDS encoding DUF5683 domain-containing protein: MKKEILIFLFLVFSISLSQTDTSKTAKKAELKSPTKAMLMSAVLPGLGQFYNKSYWKVPIIYGLAGYFVYEFKQNDRNYRYYRELYIRSIEISGGDYRYKRLRDFYRDQRDLFGIYLALLYLANIVDAYVDAHLYNFDVGENLSIQIFPGKIKLHYRF, from the coding sequence ATGAAAAAGGAAATTCTAATTTTTCTCTTTCTCGTCTTTTCAATTTCACTTTCTCAAACTGACACTTCAAAGACAGCCAAAAAAGCCGAGCTGAAATCTCCAACCAAAGCGATGTTGATGAGTGCCGTTTTGCCAGGACTTGGGCAATTTTACAATAAATCCTACTGGAAAGTCCCAATCATTTACGGGCTTGCTGGATATTTTGTCTATGAATTTAAACAGAATGACAGGAACTACAGATATTACCGCGAGCTCTATATCAGAAGCATTGAAATCTCGGGCGGTGATTATAGATACAAACGTTTAAGGGACTTTTACAGGGACCAGCGTGACCTTTTCGGCATTTATCTTGCTTTGCTTTATCTTGCCAATATAGTTGATGCTTATGTTGACGCGCACCTTTACAATTTTGATGTTGGTGAAAATTTGTCAATTCAAATTTTCCCCGGTAAAATAAAATTACATTACAGATTTTAA
- the purH gene encoding bifunctional phosphoribosylaminoimidazolecarboxamide formyltransferase/IMP cyclohydrolase yields the protein MKIKRALISVSDKTGIVDFAKELQNLGIEIISTGGTYNYLAQNGVNALKIEDVTGFPELLNGRVKTLHPKILAGILAVRDNPEHIQQLNKFGILPIDLVVVNLYPFSSFISEGDVKFEDAIEQIDIGGVTLLRASAKNYKYVAGVVNPKRYGEIISELKSNGCELSERTRLSLAIEIFQHTSDYDARIANFLFSQLTEDVLPSVFHLNLVKIKNLRYGENPHQRGAIYGDFFNYFEQLHGKELSYNNILDISSATELVLEFDKPACAIVKHTNPCGVGVDDKSILEAFKKAFATDTISPFGGIIAFNRPLDLKTAIEIDGIFSEVIIAPDFPSDVLNFLSHKKNRRLIRYKGVDIKKFDFDFKKVIGGVLVQEVDNVDLEPMNLKVVTRRKPTVDEMEALIFAWKVVKHVKSNAIVYARRDRTLGIGAGQMSRLDASRIAVMKAKEMGHDLRGSVVASDAFFPFPDALIEAIKAGATAVIQPGGSIRDEEVIKIADEYNIAMVFTGIRHFKH from the coding sequence ATGAAAATTAAAAGAGCACTCATCAGTGTCTCAGATAAAACTGGGATAGTTGATTTCGCAAAGGAACTCCAAAACCTTGGCATAGAAATAATATCAACGGGTGGAACATATAATTATCTTGCCCAAAATGGGGTTAATGCTTTAAAGATTGAAGATGTGACTGGTTTTCCTGAATTACTCAACGGCAGGGTTAAAACACTTCATCCGAAAATACTTGCCGGGATTCTTGCTGTAAGAGACAATCCCGAACATATTCAGCAGTTAAATAAGTTTGGTATTTTACCCATTGACCTTGTTGTTGTCAATCTTTATCCTTTTTCAAGTTTTATTTCTGAAGGCGATGTTAAGTTTGAAGATGCTATTGAACAAATTGACATCGGTGGAGTAACGCTTCTTCGTGCGAGCGCAAAGAACTACAAGTATGTAGCTGGCGTTGTGAATCCAAAAAGATATGGGGAGATAATTTCAGAGCTTAAATCAAATGGTTGCGAACTTTCAGAAAGGACGCGTCTTTCACTAGCGATTGAAATATTTCAGCACACATCAGATTATGATGCGAGGATTGCAAACTTTTTGTTTTCGCAATTAACCGAGGATGTATTGCCAAGCGTTTTTCATTTAAATCTTGTTAAGATTAAAAATTTGCGTTATGGGGAAAATCCGCATCAGAGAGGAGCTATTTATGGCGATTTCTTCAATTATTTTGAACAACTTCACGGTAAGGAACTCTCATACAACAACATACTTGACATAAGTTCGGCAACGGAACTTGTCCTTGAATTTGACAAGCCAGCTTGTGCGATAGTTAAGCATACGAATCCTTGCGGTGTTGGAGTTGATGATAAATCAATACTTGAGGCTTTCAAAAAGGCGTTTGCAACCGATACAATTTCTCCATTTGGTGGGATAATTGCTTTTAATAGACCGCTTGATCTTAAGACGGCGATTGAAATTGACGGTATTTTCAGCGAAGTTATAATTGCCCCGGATTTCCCCTCTGATGTGTTAAATTTTCTATCCCACAAGAAAAATAGAAGGTTGATAAGGTACAAGGGTGTTGATATAAAAAAATTTGATTTTGACTTCAAGAAAGTCATAGGGGGTGTTCTTGTTCAAGAAGTTGACAATGTTGACCTTGAGCCGATGAATTTGAAGGTCGTCACGAGAAGGAAACCAACGGTTGATGAGATGGAGGCGTTGATTTTTGCGTGGAAGGTCGTAAAGCATGTTAAATCAAACGCTATAGTTTATGCTCGCAGAGATAGAACGCTTGGGATTGGGGCTGGACAGATGTCACGCCTTGATGCATCGCGAATCGCAGTAATGAAGGCAAAAGAGATGGGGCACGATTTGAGAGGTAGCGTAGTTGCCTCTGATGCTTTCTTCCCCTTTCCAGACGCTTTGATTGAAGCTATAAAAGCAGGTGCAACAGCTGTAATTCAACCCGGTGGCTCAATCAGGGATGAAGAGGTGATAAAAATAGCGGATGAATATAACATCGCAATGGTTTTCACTGGAATAAGACATTTCAAACACTAA
- a CDS encoding SLBB domain-containing protein, giving the protein MLKKAIILLLSFASISFAQLFESGTRIVTGGGSSAYYFVGKTGELTITVNLWGFVRNPGRYEVPSSTDLVQLISYGGGPLKEAKLKDVKIIRSVREDTTIVEKVIKVNVEKIIEDGEPSPILLPGDTVVVPGGSIDVIKDILAILRDIGLAAGGIAAIINVLRR; this is encoded by the coding sequence ATGTTGAAGAAGGCGATTATCCTTTTGCTCTCTTTCGCGTCAATTTCATTTGCTCAATTGTTTGAAAGTGGGACAAGAATTGTAACAGGTGGTGGTTCAAGCGCTTATTATTTTGTTGGAAAGACGGGAGAATTGACAATCACGGTTAACCTTTGGGGATTCGTTAGAAATCCAGGACGGTATGAAGTTCCAAGTTCAACAGACCTTGTTCAGCTCATCTCATATGGCGGAGGACCTTTAAAAGAAGCAAAGTTAAAGGATGTCAAGATAATACGCAGTGTTAGAGAGGACACAACGATCGTTGAAAAAGTGATAAAGGTAAATGTTGAGAAAATTATAGAAGATGGGGAACCAAGCCCGATTCTTTTGCCTGGTGATACCGTAGTTGTTCCAGGTGGTTCAATTGATGTGATTAAGGATATACTTGCGATTTTGAGGGACATTGGGCTTGCAGCTGGTGGGATTGCAGCGATAATAAATGTTTTGAGAAGATAA
- a CDS encoding RidA family protein, translating to MEKRIIYTEKAPKPIGPYSQAVIAGNLIFTAGQIPIDPTTNQVVQGDIKEQTRRVLENLRAILEAVGSTFDDVVKVTIYMKDLNEFSAMNEVYSEYFKNSPPARTTVEVSRLPRDVKIEIDLIAIVKQGK from the coding sequence ATGGAAAAGAGGATTATTTACACTGAAAAAGCACCAAAACCAATTGGTCCATATAGCCAGGCGGTTATCGCTGGAAATTTAATTTTCACGGCTGGGCAAATCCCAATTGACCCCACGACAAATCAAGTCGTGCAAGGTGATATAAAAGAACAAACAAGGCGCGTGCTTGAAAATTTGAGAGCAATCCTTGAAGCAGTGGGATCAACATTTGATGATGTTGTAAAAGTGACGATTTATATGAAGGATTTGAACGAGTTTTCAGCTATGAACGAGGTTTATTCAGAATACTTTAAGAATTCACCCCCAGCTAGGACAACTGTTGAAGTTTCGCGTCTCCCAAGAGATGTCAAGATAGAAATTGATTTAATAGCGATTGTTAAACAAGGGAAATGA
- a CDS encoding glycosyltransferase has protein sequence MGIDFIILPYNDFLKGENLGFRDRDLHLILEIIKDERVRRVVIVERPRSILTLFKFRKLSISGAWKVFDNLKRLNEKVYLFEYFNFGVRQIFEKHLWFDKVYGSKGFIDKFLTALGYLGISDFALLSFNPFAQKLVDSLDPRFFFFDAIDNLCLHPSLKNLYDYLCDVYFDISNKAKLIFCVNENVKKFFEERFPPSKNKVIVIHNGVCEMNFCAKSPDDLRGIKRPMIGYVGVISKRIDFGLVEYLAQNRSNYSFVFVGPFYGDVRGWVKRLSRLKNVFFLGERHYDEIPNYVSSFDVCVVPHIVDEFTLSNDPMKVYEYIYAGKPVVSTGIYISRELLDFVFVAREREEFLRYLDEAVRVSRDDSFILRQRAGIKEWMFWSKRAKLMLDKILAAIQPRGIESGESTS, from the coding sequence ATGGGAATTGACTTTATCATCCTACCTTATAACGACTTTCTGAAGGGGGAAAACCTTGGGTTCAGGGATAGGGATTTGCATTTGATTTTGGAGATAATTAAAGATGAGAGGGTCAGAAGGGTTGTAATTGTGGAAAGACCGAGGTCAATTTTGACGCTTTTTAAATTTAGGAAATTGAGCATAAGTGGTGCTTGGAAGGTCTTTGATAATTTAAAAAGATTGAATGAAAAGGTTTATCTCTTTGAGTATTTCAATTTTGGAGTAAGGCAAATTTTTGAAAAGCATTTATGGTTTGATAAAGTTTATGGGAGTAAGGGTTTCATTGATAAATTTTTAACGGCTCTTGGATATCTTGGAATTTCCGATTTTGCTTTGTTATCTTTCAATCCATTCGCTCAAAAACTCGTTGATTCGTTAGACCCAAGGTTTTTCTTCTTTGACGCCATTGATAATCTCTGTTTACATCCATCGTTGAAAAACCTTTATGACTATCTGTGCGATGTTTATTTTGATATTTCAAACAAGGCGAAGTTGATATTTTGTGTGAATGAGAATGTGAAGAAATTTTTTGAGGAGAGATTCCCACCGTCAAAAAATAAGGTAATCGTAATTCATAACGGTGTTTGTGAAATGAATTTCTGTGCCAAGAGTCCAGATGACCTGCGGGGTATTAAGAGACCGATGATTGGTTATGTTGGGGTCATCTCAAAGAGGATTGATTTCGGACTTGTTGAATATCTTGCTCAAAATAGAAGCAATTATAGTTTCGTCTTTGTTGGTCCATTTTATGGCGATGTCAGGGGATGGGTGAAGCGATTGAGTAGATTGAAAAATGTTTTTTTTCTTGGTGAGAGACATTATGATGAAATTCCCAATTATGTTTCTTCTTTTGATGTTTGCGTCGTTCCACATATAGTTGATGAGTTTACACTCTCAAATGACCCTATGAAGGTGTATGAATACATTTACGCTGGGAAACCGGTTGTTTCAACCGGGATTTATATAAGCCGTGAATTGTTGGATTTCGTTTTCGTTGCGAGGGAGCGAGAAGAATTTCTGAGATATTTGGACGAGGCGGTGAGGGTTTCAAGAGATGATAGTTTCATTTTAAGGCAAAGGGCGGGGATAAAGGAGTGGATGTTTTGGAGCAAGAGAGCAAAGCTTATGCTTGATAAAATTTTGGCAGCAATTCAACCCAGGGGGATTGAAAGTGGTGAATCCACAAGTTAG